The genomic window GAGATCTGGCTGGCGGGCCGGCTGACCCGACCGGCGACAGAGTCTCAGGGGGAACAGCCATGATCGAGCACTCGCTTCGCAGACAACTTGAGCCGATCGTGACGCGCCGAAGGCGTCTCGACCTCGCACGGCGTCTATCGCTCCACTGGCTCATCACCGCCCTCATAGGACTGGTGCTGATTGGCGCCGCCTGGCTCTGGGGCTGGAGACTGCCCTTTGCCCTGGTTCTGTGGGGTATTGCCGTCGTTGTGGCGACGATCATAGCCTTCTGGCGATGCGAGCGTGTCGGACCCGACTACCAGGCCATCGCGCGGGACATCGAACGGCACCACCCCGATCTCAGGGCCCTCTTATTGGCCGCCATCGAGCAGAAGCCACAGAGTCCGGGCGGCCGGCTGGGCTACCTCCAGACGCAGGTGCTCAGGGAGGCCGTCGTTCACGCGACGAACCATGACTGGCTCGAGAGCATTCCGCCGACGACCGTAGCACTGGCCCACGCAAGTTGGATTGCGGCCCTGTTGCTCCTGGTCGCTGTGTTCTCGCAGATGCTGCCCTCGATGTCTTTGCTGCCACAGGGCCGTCGCGGGATCCTGGCGTCCAGAGGCTACGACGTGACGATCACGCCGGGCGACACCATCGTCGAAGCCGGGAGTCCCGTGGTGATCGTCGCACGATTTGACGGACAGGTTCCGTTGGAGGTCAATCTTTTTTACGGCGCGGCCGGGCAGGCACAACAGCGGGTGCTGCTGACTCGAAGTGTGGATGACGCCGTGTTCGGGGGCGTCATTCAGGACGTTCGATCCGACCTGCTCTATCACGTCGAATACGACGGCCGGCGGAGCAGCAACTACAAGATCCACGTCCATGACCGCCCGCGACTGGTGCGTGCCGACGCGAAGATCGTCTTCCCGGCCTATACGAACCTGCCCGAGAAGACCATCCATGACACGCGCCAGATCAGCGTGGTCGAGGGATCGCACATCACGCTGACGTTCACGTTGAACAAGCCGGTTGCGACGGCGCGTTTGGCTCCCCGGACGGGCATTGCCCTGGCTCTGAGCGTTGACGCCGAGGTTCCGAACATTCTGACAACGTCCTTCACGGCCGAAAACAGCGAACGCTACGAACTGCTTGTGGCCGACGCCCGTGGTCTGGAAAACGAGTTTCCTCCGCGCTTCGCGATCGACGTCCACAAGAACCTGCCGCCGGACGTCAAGCCGGTGTTCCCCAATCGTGATGTTGCCGCGTCTGCTCTCGAAGAGCTGGATCTTCAGGCGGAGGTCTCCGATGATTACGGCGTGACCAATTTCGGACTGACGTACACCCTTGCCGGCGTGCAGAGCCGCGAGATTGCGCTGGGCGATTCCTCGGTCTCGCCCAGCGGGACGATTCAGTACCTGCTGGCCCTCGAAGAACTGGGGGCCGTGCCGGACCAACTGCTGACGTACTACTTCTGGGCCGACGACGTGGGACCGGACGGCAACCCTCGCCGGACCGCCAGCGACATCTACTTCGCCGAGATCCGTCCTTTCGATGAGGTCTTCGTCGAGAATCAGTCGTTCCAGGATCAACAAAGCCAACAGCAGCAAGGCCAGGACGGACAGCAGCAGGGCAGGCAGACCGAAGAACTGATCCAGATGCAGAAGCAGATCATCATCGCTACATGGAACATCAAGCAGCAGACCGACCTCTCTGGCGACCTCGGCGACCGCGCCGACGATCTCGATGTCGTCCGTCAGTCACAGGTCGAAGCGTTAGAGCGGGCTCAATCGGCACTGGCCGAAGCAGAAGACCCCTCGGCCGGCCAGGCCCTTCAGGCAGCGACCGAACATATGACTGATGCGGTGCACCACCTGACCCTGGTGGGGGCGAGGCATGCCTTGCCCCTACCCGACGCCCTTGCTGCCGAGCAGGCGGCCTACCAGGAACTGCTCAAGCTCAGACAGCGAGAGCACCAGGTCGCACGAGGACAAAACTCTGATCGCGGCAGTGATCGCGGTTCGGCCCGATCGCAGCAGCAGTTGCAGCAACTGCAACTGACCGAGCAGGAAAACCGCTACGAAACGGAGCGCCGCGCCCAATCGCAACGGCAGACGGCCCAGCGGGAAGACCTTCAGGTGCTCACTCGGCTCGGCGATCTTGCCCGGCGACAGAACGACATGAGCGAGCGCCTGCGAGAGGCCGAGGCCGCACTGCGGCAGGCCCGCAACGAGCAGGAGCGACAGGAGATCCTCCGGGAGCTCCGACGCCTGCGGGATGAGCAGCTTGAAGCGATTCGTGATGTCGATGAGCTTCAGGCCAGGATGGACCAGGCCCAGAGCCGGCAGCGAATGGCCGACACCCGGCAGCAGCTCGACGATTCGCGCTCGCAGATCCAACAGTCGGCCCAGGAGCTCGAAGAGGGCAGGGTTTCGCAAGCCATCACGTCAACCACGCGCGCGCAGCGCCAACTCGAAGAGATGCGCGACGAGTTTCGCCGCAACACATCGAGTCGGTTCTCCGAGGAGATGCGTGACATGCGCGATCGCGCCCAGCAGCTCGACCGGCGGCAGGACCGGATCGCCGAGCAGATGGAGCAACAACAGGACTCGGGGCGCAGGACGCTCGCCGACGGCGATACAGCCGATGGCAGCCTGACCGAGCAGGTTCAGCAACAGCGAAGAGAAATCGAGGAGTTGATCGAGCAGATGAGAGACGTGAGCGATCAGGCGGAAGTCCCTGAACCCCTCCTTTCTCGCAGGCTCTATGACACGCTTCGCCGGGCCAGCACGGAGAACCTCGACCGGGCCCTCGAAGCCACGGGCCAGTTGCTGGAGCGGAACTTCCTGCCCGAGGCCCAGGAGATCGAGCGACGGGCGGCTCAGGGAATCCGCGAGCTTCGCGAAGGCGTCGAAGAGGCCGCTGAGGGCGTCCTGGGCGACGAGGCCGAATCACTGCGGCTGGCTCGACAGCAGCTCGACGAATTGATCGAGCAGGTCAGCGAGGAGACCGCTCGTGCGGGGAGACCGTCCCAGGCCGATCCGGCCAGCGATGATGATTCAGGACGGCAGCCGGGCGCGGCGCGTGATGCGGAGCGCCCGCAGGACGAAGACGCCAGGACCGCGCGGGCAGGCGAGTCGTCCGACCAGTGGAATGACGAGGCCCGAGGACCGCTCACCGGCGGCGACTATCGCCAGTGGTCCGACCGACTCCGCGATGTGGAGGAGATGCTGACCGAGCGCGACCTCCGCGAGGACGTGGCCCGGGTCCGGGACCGAGCGCGCACCGTGCGGACTGAATTCGTGCGCCATGGCAAAGAGCCGCAGTGGGACCTTGTGGCCCGGCAGATCATGAAGCCTCTTGCCGAACTGCGCGAGCGACTCGCCGACAGGCTCGCCCAGCTTGAGTCGGACAAGGCCCTGGTCCCCATCGACCGCGACCCGGTGCCCGACCGTTTCGCCGAACTGGTCCGCAGCTACTTCGAGAACCTGGGGGGGGAGGCGCGATGACACTGTTGGCGACGGTCACCATCCCGCAGACGGTCTGGGTCTGGCCGGCGGCGATTCTGGCACTGGCGGCGACGGGGCTGCTGGTCTGGACGTACCGGCGCAGTCCGCGCAACGACCCGGCGGGGAGAATCGCCTTCGTCGCGAAGCTGCTGGGCGTCTTCGTCCTGACCATGTGTTTGATCGAGCCGCTCTGGAGCGGTCGGCGCGCCAAATCCGGCGCCAACCTGTTCGTCGTCATCGCCGACAACAGCGCCAGCATGAACATCCGGGACCCCGACTCAGACCGAACGCGCGGCGAAATCCTCCGCGACGCTCTGGATGTCACGAGGACCGATTGGCTGGCGGCCCTGGCCGACAGCTTCCAGTTTCGGATGTACACCTTCGATTCCCGGCTGCGCCGCACCTCGAATTTCTCGGAGCTGACCTTTGAAGGCGCTGCTTCCACAATCGGCGCCGCTCTGCAGGCGGTCGGCGAGCGATACCGGGACCGCCCGCTTGCCGGCGTGCTGCTGATGACCGACGGCAACGCCACCGATGGGCTCGCCCAGTCGGCCGATCCATCGGGCGAGCCGCCGGTCTATCCCGTAGTCATCGGTCGAGATCGAGCGGGCAGAGACCTCTCGGTGGCCAACGTTTCGGTCAGTCAGACAGCGTTCGAGGACGCCCCCGTCATCGTGCAGGCCGACATCGAGGCCGCCGGATTCGCCGGGCAGATCGTCGCCGTCGAGCTGACCGACGAGTCGGGTGGCCTGGTCGAACGTCAGACCTGGAAAGTGAGCAAGAACGACGAGAGGCAGGTCTTCCGCTTTCGCGTCCGTCCGAGCAGAGCGGGCATCCTGTTCTATCAAGTCCGTGTGGCCCGAGTGCTCTCGGACGACGCCTCCGATCCGACGGCGTCCCATTCCGAAGCGACGCTCGCCAACAACGCGCGGACCGTCGTCGTGGATCGCGGCGAAGGCCCCTATCGAATCCTGTATGTGGCCGGTCGGCCGAACTGGGAGTACAAGTTCCTTCAGCGGGCCGTCAGCGAGGACGATCAGGTGCAGATGGTGGGCCTGATCCGCGTGGCGCGTCGTGAGCCGAAGTACGACTGGCGCGGGCGCTCGGGCGAGCAGAGCAATCCGCTCTATCGCGGTTTCGACAACCAGGATCGCGAGGAAACGGAGGCGTACGACCAGCCCGTTCTTGTGCGTTTGAACACGCGCGATGCGGCCGAGCTTCAGGAGGGATTCCCAAAGACAGCGGAGTTGCTGTTCGGCTATCACGCTGTGATCCTGGATGACATCGAGGCGGCATTCTTCACGCACGACCAGATGGACCTGCTACGCCGATTCGTCACAGAACGCGGCGGTGGGTTCTTCATGCTGGGGGGCAAGGATTCCTTCCGGGAAGGCGGTTTCGACCGCACACCGATCAGCAGCATTCTTCCGGTGTATCTCGACCGAGTGCCTCAGAACGTCACCAACTCAACGATTCGCATCACCCTGACGCGCGAAGGCTGGCTGGAGCCCTGGACCCGGCTGCGCGATAACGAGCAGGCCGAACGGGAGCGGCTTGGCACGATGCCCGACTTCCGCGTGCTCAATCGCGTCCGTTCGACCAAGGCCGCAGCGCGAACCGTCGGGACAATTGGAGGCGACGGCGCGGAGGGGCTGCCCGCCTTGATCGTGCAGCGCATAGGACATGGACGTAGCGCCGCGCTGACCGTCGGTGACATCTGGCGGTGGGGCATGCAGAGCCCGGAGGCGCGCGAAGATATGAACAAATTCTGGCGACAGACGCTCCGCTGGCTGGTGGCGGATGTGCCGGGGCGCATCTCGCTCCAGGTGGCCGACGAGCCCGATCGGGCCAACGATGTCATGCCGCTGCGAGTTCGCGTCCGCAGTGAAAGCTTCGAGCCGATGGATAGTGTCTCGGTGGCCGTTGAGGTGGACCAGCCACAGGGACAGACGCTCCGTCTGACGGCGACCCCGGCAGCCGGCGAAAGTGGTCTGTTCGAGAGCGCGTATGTCCCACGCGTCAGCGGCGGGTACCGTGCCAGGGCGGTGGTCACTGGTCCTGACGGTATCGAGATCGGCCGGGCCCAGGCGGGTTGGGCCACCGATCTGGAGGCCCGCGAGTTTCGCTCGATCAAGGCCAACCGGCCGCTGCTGGAGCAGATCGCTCGCCAGACCGGGGGTCGGGTTGTGGAGATCGACGAACTGGAACGCTTTGCCCGCAGTCTGCCGAACCGGGAAGCGCCGATCAGCGAATTCTGGGTCCGGCCGTTGTGGGATCTGCCGGGGGTCCTGCCGGCCGTCTTCCTTCTCGTCGTGCTCTGCCTGGCCGTCGAATGGACGCTTCGCCGCTGGAAAGGAATGCCATGAACGGGCTTGCAGCATTCCTGAGCGGCGTGCTGGTCCTGATCGCGATCGCTTTGCCGGTTTCAGTAGGGGCGAATGATGATTCGCCCCCCCACACCGTGATCGTGGTGGTCGGGGCGGCCGGTACGCCGGAGTACCTGGAGCAGTTCGTCGAATGGAGCGACCTCTGGAAACAGGCCTGTGCCGAAGGCCTTGGGCGGTTTCACGGCATTGGCCTGAATGGCGGGTGGCAGCCTCAATCGCAGCTTGGGGATGGGCGGCCCGCGGAAACCATCACCGAGTCCTTCGGACTTGAGGCTGCCACCCGGTCGGACCGCCTGCATCTCAAGGAGTTGCTGGCCGCGGAATCGCAAGGCGATGGGCCGCTGTGGCTGGTCCTGATCGGACACGGGACGTACGACGGTAGGACGGCTCGATTCAATCTGCGAGGGCCGGACCTGACGACGGACGACTTGGTCGAATGGCTGGCCCCGATCCAGAGGCCCGTTGCCCTGATCAATACGGCTTCCGCCAGCGCCCCGTTTCTCACGGCGCTGTCCGCTCCGGGACGGGTGATCGTCACCGCCACCAAGAGCGGCTTCGAGCAGAACTACACGCGTTTCGGCCGGTATCTGGCCGAAGCGATAGCGGAGCCTGCGGCCGATCTCGACAAGGACGGCCAGGTCTCGCTGCTCGAAGCCTTCCTGACCGCCTCCCATCGCACGCAGGCGTTCTATCAGGGGCAGGGATGGCTGGCGACCGAGCACGCGCTGCTCGACGACGACGGCGACGGCCTGGGCACACCGGCCGACTGGTTCCGAGGCATCCGCCCCGTCCGCCAGGCGGCCGCACGGACGGATCATGATTCGCCTCTGCTCGACGGCTACCGGGCCCATCAGCTTCATCTGATTCGTAGCGAGATCGAGGCCGCCATGCCGCCGGACTTGCGGGCCGAGCGCGACCGGCTCGAACTCGAAGTGATGAAACTGCGCGACACCAAGGGCGACCTTCCCGAAGCGCAGTACTACACCGAACTTGAAACCCTGCTCCGCCAGATCGCCCGAATCTACGAACGAAGTACGGGCGAGTAATCACTCGCCCCTGCTTGGGCGTCCCTGGCGGATGATCCGCGTCAGCCGGTGCTCCATTTCCAGTCACGTACCTCCGGCATATCCTCGCCGTGCTCGCGGATGTAGTGATGGTGTGCGATCAGTTTGTCGCGGACTTCCTGCCGGACGTAGGCCGCCATCGTACCGAGCTTGGGGACCCGGTCGATCACGTCCTGGACGAGATGGAACCGATCCATGTCGTTCAGCACCAGCATGTCGAACGGTGTGGTGGTCGTGCCTTCTTCCTTGTACCCGCGGACGTGAAGATTGCGGTGGTTCGTCCGCCGATACGTCAGGCGATGGATCAGATAGGGATAGCCGTGATAGGCGAAGATGATCGGCTTGTCCGTTGTAAACAACGTGTCGAACTCGTAATCCGACAACCCATGCGGGTGCTCTTCTTTCGCTTGAAGGGTCATCAGATCGACGACGTTGATCACGCGCATCTTCAGATCCGGCGCATGCTGCCGCAGCATGCTGACGGCGGCCAGGACCTCTTTCGTGGGGATGTCGCCGGCGCAGGCCATGACGACGTCGGGCTCCGATCCTCGGTCATTGCTGGCCCACTCCCAGATGCCGATGCCGCTGGTGCAGTGCCGGACGGCCGCATCCATGTCGAGCCATTGCGCCTCGGGCTGCTTGCCGGCCACGATGACGTTGACGTAATCCCGGCTCCGCAGGCAGTGGTCGGCCACGGAGAGCAGCGTGTTGGCGTCGGGCGGCAGGTACACGCGAACTACGTCGGCCTTCTTGTTCATCACGAGATCGACGAAACCGGGGTCCTGGTGGCTGAACCCGTTGTGGTCCTGCCGCCAGACGTGGCTTGTCAGAAGGTAGTTCAGCGACGCAATGGGACGTCGCCAGGGGATTTCGTCCTGGGCGACCTGGAGCCATTTGGCGTGCTGGTTGAACATGGAATCGACGATGTGAACGAACGCCTCGTAGCAGGAGAAGAACCCGTGTCGACCGGTGAGCAGATAGCCTTCGAGCCAGCCTTGGCAGGTGTGCTCGCTGAGGATTTCCATGACCCGTCCGTCGGGCGAGAGGTGATCGTCTCCCGGCTCGGTCTGGGCCAGCCATGTTCGATTCGTCACTTCGAACAGGGCGTCGAGACGATTGGAGGCTGTCTCATCCGGCCCGAAGACGCGGAAGTTCCGCCGGTCCATGTTCAGTTTCATGATGTCTCGGAGGAATTGCCCCAGGACCCGCGTCGCCTCGGCCTGAACCTCTCCTGGGCCGGGGACCTCGACGGCATAGTCCCGGAAATCGGGCATCCGGAGTTGTCTGAGAAGCAGACCGCCGTTGGCGTGTCGATTGGCGCCCATGCGTCGGTCGCCCTGGGGCGCCATCTCGGACAGTTGGGGTACAAGTCGGCCTTCGGCGTCGAAGAGTTCGTTCGGCCCGTAGCTCTTCATCCATTTCTCGAGCATCTTCACGTGCGCCGGTTTGTCGGCCGGTTGTGAAAGCGGGACCTGATGCGACCGCCATGTCCCTTCGACCTGCTTTCCATCGACCTCGGCGGGCCCCGTCCAGCCTTTGGGAGTCCGCAGGACGATCATGGGCCATTGGGGGCGCGTCGCCTTGCCTTTGCGGCGGGCCTCCTGTTGAATCGCCTTGATCTCCCCAATCACCGTATCGAGCGTCTCGGCCATCGACCGGTGCATGGCCATCGGCTCGGAACCCTCGACGAAATACGGCTTGTATCCGTACCCACGAAGCAACTGGGACAGTTCCTCGGCGCTGATTCGCGCCAGCACCGTCGGATTGGCGATCTTGTAGCCGTTCAAGTGAAGAATCGGCAGAACCGCGCCGTCGTGGATGGGATTGAGGAATTTGTTCGAATGCCAGGCCGTCGCCAGCGGACCGGTCTCGGCCTCCCCGTCGCCGACCACGCACGCCACGATCAAGTCGGGATTGTCGAAGGCGGCTCCGAAGGCATGGGACAGCGCATAGCCCAGCTCACCGCCCTCATGGATCGAGCCGGGGGTCTCCGGAGCGGCGTGACTGGGGATGCCGCCGGGAAACGAGAACTGCTTGAAGAGCTTCTTCATTCCCGACTCGTCCTGCGTGATGTCCGGGTACAACTCGCTGTAGGTCCCTTCCAGATAGGTGCTGGCCACCATGGCCGGGCCGCCGTGT from Anaerobaca lacustris includes these protein-coding regions:
- a CDS encoding DUF4175 family protein — protein: MIEHSLRRQLEPIVTRRRRLDLARRLSLHWLITALIGLVLIGAAWLWGWRLPFALVLWGIAVVVATIIAFWRCERVGPDYQAIARDIERHHPDLRALLLAAIEQKPQSPGGRLGYLQTQVLREAVVHATNHDWLESIPPTTVALAHASWIAALLLLVAVFSQMLPSMSLLPQGRRGILASRGYDVTITPGDTIVEAGSPVVIVARFDGQVPLEVNLFYGAAGQAQQRVLLTRSVDDAVFGGVIQDVRSDLLYHVEYDGRRSSNYKIHVHDRPRLVRADAKIVFPAYTNLPEKTIHDTRQISVVEGSHITLTFTLNKPVATARLAPRTGIALALSVDAEVPNILTTSFTAENSERYELLVADARGLENEFPPRFAIDVHKNLPPDVKPVFPNRDVAASALEELDLQAEVSDDYGVTNFGLTYTLAGVQSREIALGDSSVSPSGTIQYLLALEELGAVPDQLLTYYFWADDVGPDGNPRRTASDIYFAEIRPFDEVFVENQSFQDQQSQQQQGQDGQQQGRQTEELIQMQKQIIIATWNIKQQTDLSGDLGDRADDLDVVRQSQVEALERAQSALAEAEDPSAGQALQAATEHMTDAVHHLTLVGARHALPLPDALAAEQAAYQELLKLRQREHQVARGQNSDRGSDRGSARSQQQLQQLQLTEQENRYETERRAQSQRQTAQREDLQVLTRLGDLARRQNDMSERLREAEAALRQARNEQERQEILRELRRLRDEQLEAIRDVDELQARMDQAQSRQRMADTRQQLDDSRSQIQQSAQELEEGRVSQAITSTTRAQRQLEEMRDEFRRNTSSRFSEEMRDMRDRAQQLDRRQDRIAEQMEQQQDSGRRTLADGDTADGSLTEQVQQQRREIEELIEQMRDVSDQAEVPEPLLSRRLYDTLRRASTENLDRALEATGQLLERNFLPEAQEIERRAAQGIRELREGVEEAAEGVLGDEAESLRLARQQLDELIEQVSEETARAGRPSQADPASDDDSGRQPGAARDAERPQDEDARTARAGESSDQWNDEARGPLTGGDYRQWSDRLRDVEEMLTERDLREDVARVRDRARTVRTEFVRHGKEPQWDLVARQIMKPLAELRERLADRLAQLESDKALVPIDRDPVPDRFAELVRSYFENLGGEAR
- a CDS encoding glutamine amidotransferase, which codes for MTLLATVTIPQTVWVWPAAILALAATGLLVWTYRRSPRNDPAGRIAFVAKLLGVFVLTMCLIEPLWSGRRAKSGANLFVVIADNSASMNIRDPDSDRTRGEILRDALDVTRTDWLAALADSFQFRMYTFDSRLRRTSNFSELTFEGAASTIGAALQAVGERYRDRPLAGVLLMTDGNATDGLAQSADPSGEPPVYPVVIGRDRAGRDLSVANVSVSQTAFEDAPVIVQADIEAAGFAGQIVAVELTDESGGLVERQTWKVSKNDERQVFRFRVRPSRAGILFYQVRVARVLSDDASDPTASHSEATLANNARTVVVDRGEGPYRILYVAGRPNWEYKFLQRAVSEDDQVQMVGLIRVARREPKYDWRGRSGEQSNPLYRGFDNQDREETEAYDQPVLVRLNTRDAAELQEGFPKTAELLFGYHAVILDDIEAAFFTHDQMDLLRRFVTERGGGFFMLGGKDSFREGGFDRTPISSILPVYLDRVPQNVTNSTIRITLTREGWLEPWTRLRDNEQAERERLGTMPDFRVLNRVRSTKAAARTVGTIGGDGAEGLPALIVQRIGHGRSAALTVGDIWRWGMQSPEAREDMNKFWRQTLRWLVADVPGRISLQVADEPDRANDVMPLRVRVRSESFEPMDSVSVAVEVDQPQGQTLRLTATPAAGESGLFESAYVPRVSGGYRARAVVTGPDGIEIGRAQAGWATDLEAREFRSIKANRPLLEQIARQTGGRVVEIDELERFARSLPNREAPISEFWVRPLWDLPGVLPAVFLLVVLCLAVEWTLRRWKGMP
- a CDS encoding phosphoketolase family protein, yielding MTHASKDIIEKIHRYWRAANYLSVGQIYLLDNPLLKKPLKIEHIKPRLLGHWGTTPGLNFIYVHLNRVIKEQDLDVIYICGPGHGGPAMVASTYLEGTYSELYPDITQDESGMKKLFKQFSFPGGIPSHAAPETPGSIHEGGELGYALSHAFGAAFDNPDLIVACVVGDGEAETGPLATAWHSNKFLNPIHDGAVLPILHLNGYKIANPTVLARISAEELSQLLRGYGYKPYFVEGSEPMAMHRSMAETLDTVIGEIKAIQQEARRKGKATRPQWPMIVLRTPKGWTGPAEVDGKQVEGTWRSHQVPLSQPADKPAHVKMLEKWMKSYGPNELFDAEGRLVPQLSEMAPQGDRRMGANRHANGGLLLRQLRMPDFRDYAVEVPGPGEVQAEATRVLGQFLRDIMKLNMDRRNFRVFGPDETASNRLDALFEVTNRTWLAQTEPGDDHLSPDGRVMEILSEHTCQGWLEGYLLTGRHGFFSCYEAFVHIVDSMFNQHAKWLQVAQDEIPWRRPIASLNYLLTSHVWRQDHNGFSHQDPGFVDLVMNKKADVVRVYLPPDANTLLSVADHCLRSRDYVNVIVAGKQPEAQWLDMDAAVRHCTSGIGIWEWASNDRGSEPDVVMACAGDIPTKEVLAAVSMLRQHAPDLKMRVINVVDLMTLQAKEEHPHGLSDYEFDTLFTTDKPIIFAYHGYPYLIHRLTYRRTNHRNLHVRGYKEEGTTTTPFDMLVLNDMDRFHLVQDVIDRVPKLGTMAAYVRQEVRDKLIAHHHYIREHGEDMPEVRDWKWSTG